From Blattabacterium cuenoti, a single genomic window includes:
- the ureC gene encoding urease subunit alpha, whose translation MKKIDRESYASMYGPTKGDKIRLGDTSLWIEIEKDYTIYGDECVFGGGKVIRDGMGQHPFATRDEGVLDLVLTNAIIIDYWGIVKADIGIKNGIIVGIGKAGNPYFMDGITPNMYIGAGTEVISSENMIVTAGSVDSHVHYICPQLFEVALESGTTTIIGGGSGPATGTIATNCTSGVWNIQRMLKSTDHIPINFIFLASGNSSRPEALIEQIKAGAGGLKIHEDWGSTLHVIDQCLNVAEKLDVQVNIHTDSLNESGYVEDTLKIFKNRTIHTYHTEGAGGGHAPDLLKVISYSNILPSSTSPTMPYTCNTIDEHLDMLMICHHLDSNLPEDIAFAKSRIRSETISAEGVLHDMGAISMTSSDSQAMGRIGEIVKRTWQTADKMKKQRGSLHEDHTKNDNFRVKRYISKYTINPAITHGISEYVGSIHIGKMADLILWKPSFFGVKPELVIKSGMIVYASMGDPNATIPTPQPFMYRKMFGYFEPKLSSIFVSVNAINYGFFEKNEIKKQIKIIKGCRTLSKKHMILNGESPNLEVDPKTYNVYINEEKIISRPSHVLPLSQRYFLF comes from the coding sequence ATGAAAAAAATAGATAGAGAATCTTATGCAAGTATGTATGGACCCACTAAAGGGGATAAAATTCGCTTAGGAGATACATCTTTATGGATTGAAATAGAAAAAGACTATACCATTTATGGAGATGAATGTGTTTTTGGAGGAGGAAAAGTTATTAGAGATGGAATGGGACAACATCCATTTGCTACAAGAGATGAAGGTGTTTTAGATTTAGTATTAACTAATGCTATTATTATAGATTATTGGGGAATTGTAAAAGCGGATATTGGAATAAAAAATGGAATCATTGTTGGTATAGGAAAGGCTGGAAATCCATATTTTATGGACGGTATTACTCCTAATATGTATATTGGTGCAGGAACTGAAGTCATTTCTTCAGAAAATATGATAGTGACAGCTGGAAGTGTAGATAGTCATGTTCATTATATATGTCCACAATTATTTGAAGTTGCATTAGAAAGTGGAACCACCACTATTATTGGTGGAGGATCAGGTCCCGCTACTGGAACTATAGCTACAAATTGTACTTCAGGGGTATGGAATATTCAAAGAATGTTAAAAAGTACAGATCATATTCCCATTAATTTTATTTTTCTTGCAAGTGGAAATAGTTCTCGTCCTGAAGCTTTAATTGAACAAATCAAAGCCGGTGCAGGTGGATTAAAAATACATGAAGATTGGGGAAGTACTTTACATGTTATTGATCAATGTTTAAATGTAGCAGAAAAATTGGATGTACAAGTAAACATACATACAGATTCTCTAAATGAATCAGGTTATGTAGAAGATACTTTAAAAATATTCAAAAATAGAACCATTCACACTTATCATACAGAAGGAGCCGGAGGTGGACATGCTCCTGATTTATTGAAAGTGATTTCGTATTCTAATATTTTACCTTCATCCACAAGTCCTACTATGCCTTATACTTGTAACACTATAGATGAACATTTAGACATGTTAATGATATGTCATCATTTAGATTCTAACTTACCAGAAGATATTGCTTTTGCTAAATCGCGTATCAGATCTGAGACTATTAGTGCAGAAGGTGTTTTACATGATATGGGGGCTATTAGTATGACGAGTTCAGATTCTCAAGCAATGGGAAGAATAGGTGAAATAGTGAAAAGAACATGGCAAACTGCTGATAAAATGAAAAAACAAAGAGGATCTCTTCATGAGGATCATACAAAAAATGATAATTTTAGAGTTAAAAGATACATTTCCAAATATACTATTAATCCTGCTATTACTCATGGTATATCTGAATATGTTGGATCAATTCATATTGGAAAAATGGCCGATTTAATATTATGGAAACCTTCTTTTTTTGGAGTAAAACCTGAATTAGTTATAAAAAGTGGAATGATTGTATATGCTAGTATGGGAGATCCTAATGCAACAATTCCTACACCTCAACCATTTATGTATCGAAAAATGTTTGGGTATTTTGAGCCAAAATTAAGTAGTATTTTTGTATCCGTCAATGCCATTAATTATGGTTTTTTTGAAAAAAATGAAATCAAAAAACAAATCAAAATCATAAAAGGATGTCGTACTTTATCCAAAAAGCATATGATATTAAATGGAGAATCTCCCAATTTAGAAGTGGATCCAAAAACTTATAACGTTTATATAAATGAAGAAAAAATAATTTCCCGTCCTTCTCATGTTTTACCTCTTTCTCAAAGATATTTTTTATTCTAA
- a CDS encoding urease subunit gamma, which yields MHLTSYEKEKILLHMAGELAKKRLKRGLKLNYPESLALITHYVMEGARDGKTVKDLMDEAGNILNDEQVMDGVYELLNNVQVEATFPDGTKLVTIHHPIKKNRKQNSNLIPGQYDLLKEDIVLLPGRSRIERIVSNTGTRPIQVGSHFHFYETNSALLFEREGTKGYRLDIPSGRSVRFEPGETKEIMLVEIGGSKKIYGFSGKENTTI from the coding sequence ATGCATTTAACTTCTTATGAAAAGGAAAAAATTCTTCTTCACATGGCTGGAGAATTAGCAAAAAAACGATTAAAAAGAGGACTAAAATTAAATTATCCTGAATCTTTAGCTTTAATTACTCATTATGTAATGGAAGGAGCTCGTGATGGAAAAACTGTAAAAGATCTCATGGATGAAGCAGGAAATATTCTGAACGATGAACAAGTTATGGATGGAGTGTATGAATTACTTAATAATGTTCAAGTTGAAGCAACTTTTCCTGATGGAACAAAGTTGGTTACCATACATCATCCTATCAAAAAAAATAGAAAACAAAATTCAAATCTAATTCCAGGACAATATGATCTTTTAAAAGAAGATATTGTATTGTTACCTGGAAGATCTCGTATAGAAAGAATCGTTTCCAATACAGGGACACGTCCTATTCAAGTTGGATCTCATTTCCATTTTTATGAAACAAATTCTGCTCTTCTTTTTGAAAGAGAAGGAACTAAAGGATATAGATTGGATATTCCTTCTGGAAGGTCTGTACGTTTTGAACCAGGAGAAACAAAAGAAATTATGTTAGTGGAGATTGGAGGAAGTAAAAAAATTTATGGATTTTCAGGAAAGGAAAATACAACTATATGA
- a CDS encoding RNA methyltransferase, which translates to MKKIYSVQNTKIKDLIKVYQKKNSYNFFVVEGVKEFEMAIKGNYFPTRIFICKKIFYKYNMIQSFDSITFIISMKIFKKLAYRENSGGIIALFKEKKYMNQLKNIEISNHNFSLTLILDGIEKPGNIGAMLRIADAVDINFIIFCNMKTYMYNSNIIRCSLGSLFTRNIFMEKIESIIYWLQKNKIQIITTGFYKHKKAINLYQTKFDHNNIAIVLGSENKGVSNIWLKKANKIITIPMFGNIDSLNVSNAMSIIIYEIIRQKNYAI; encoded by the coding sequence ATGAAAAAGATATACAGTGTTCAAAATACAAAAATTAAAGATTTAATAAAAGTTTATCAAAAAAAAAATTCATATAATTTTTTTGTTGTTGAAGGAGTAAAAGAATTTGAAATGGCTATAAAAGGTAATTATTTTCCAACAAGAATATTCATATGCAAAAAAATATTTTATAAATATAATATGATTCAGTCATTTGATTCTATCACCTTTATTATTAGTATGAAAATTTTTAAAAAATTAGCGTATAGAGAAAATTCAGGTGGAATCATTGCTTTATTTAAAGAGAAAAAATATATGAATCAACTGAAAAATATAGAAATTTCCAATCATAATTTTTCTTTAACACTTATTCTAGATGGGATAGAAAAACCTGGAAATATAGGAGCCATGTTAAGAATAGCTGATGCTGTAGATATTAATTTTATTATCTTTTGTAATATGAAAACTTATATGTATAATTCTAATATTATCAGATGTAGTTTAGGAAGTCTTTTCACAAGAAATATCTTTATGGAAAAAATAGAATCAATCATATATTGGTTACAAAAAAATAAAATACAAATTATAACAACAGGATTTTATAAACATAAAAAAGCAATAAATTTATATCAAACTAAATTTGATCATAATAATATAGCTATTGTTTTGGGTTCTGAAAATAAGGGAGTATCCAATATTTGGTTAAAAAAAGCTAATAAAATCATAACTATTCCTATGTTCGGAAATATAGATTCATTAAATGTTAGCAACGCTATGTCTATAATCATATATGAAATTATTAGACAAAAAAATTATGCGATATAA